In a genomic window of Onychostoma macrolepis isolate SWU-2019 chromosome 08, ASM1243209v1, whole genome shotgun sequence:
- the fam78bb gene encoding protein FAM78B, producing the protein MGCLQSVACKPRIKRENIVVYDVSATIDHCPTVIEENSPIVLRYKTPYFKASARIVMPPIPRNEAWMVGWIQACTQMEFYNTYGDLGMSSWELPELREGLVKAISDSDGVSYPWYGNTTETVTLSGPTSKPSRFTVSMNDNFYPSVTWAVPVSESNVSLLTRIKRDQSFTTWLVALNMATQEKILLQTVKWRMKVDIAVDPSKPLGSRARLTGRVHQDQPKVLTHMEPIPPNALGKPNANDAQVLMWRPKRGPPLVVIPSK; encoded by the exons ATGGGTTGCCTTCAGAGCGTCGCCTGCAAACCCCGAATTAAACGCGAGAACATCGTTGTTTACGACGTCTCTGCTACTATTGACCACTGCCCGACAGTGATCGAGGAGAATTCACCCATAGTGCTCCGCTACAAAACTCCGTACTTCAAGGCCTCCGCTCGGATAGTAATGCCGCCGATCCCTCGAAACGAGGCTTGGATGGTGGGTTGGATTCAAGCGTGTACTCAAATGGAATTCTACAACACTTATGGAGACCTCGGCAT GTCAAGCTGGGAGCTGCCAGAGTTACGAGAAGGACTGGTGAAGGCCATCAGCGACTCAGACGGCGTGAGTTACCCGTGGTACGGAAACACGACTGAAACTGTGACCCTCTCCGGCCCCACGTCCAAACCTTCACGCTTCACTGTCAGCATGAACGATAACTTCTACCCCAGCGTAACATGGGCCGTACCGGTGAGCGAGAGCAATGTGTCTTTGCTCACGCGGATCAAACGCGACCAGAGCTTCACCACTTGGTTGGTGGCTTTGAATATGGCCACACAGGAGAAGATCCTCCTGCAGACAGTGAAGTGGAGGATGAAAGTGGACATTGCTGTGGACCCCTCCAAGCCTTTGGGCTCTCGAGCAAGACTCACCGGCCGGGTGCACCAGGATCAGCCCAAGGTGCTGACCCATATGGAGCCGATCCCTCCTAATGCTTTGGGTAAACCCAATGCTAATGACGCACAAGTGCTAATGTGGAGGCCCAAGCGAGGACCGCCATTGGTGGTGATTCCCTCTAAGTAG
- the slc35a3a gene encoding solute carrier family 35 member A3a — protein sequence MASAKLKYLSLGILVFQTTSLVLTMRYSRTLQGDGPRYLASSAVVVAEFLKILTCVGLVFKDHSYSGRALSSILRQEVLHKPIETLKLAIPSGIYTLQNNLLYVALSNLDAATYQVTYQLKILTTALFSVSMLGRRLGVYQWLSLLILMAGIALVQWPADSPSDPQKEQLTAGSQFVGLVAVLVACCSSGFAGVYFEKILKETKQSVWVRNIQLGMFGLIFGIFGMLAYDGDRVQEHGMFQGYNMLTWIVVALQALGGLVIAAVIKYADNILKGFATSLSIILSTFISYFWLEDFEPTSVFFLGTVFVIMATFLYGYESKPAPNPSRA from the exons ATGGCATCAGCCAAGCTGAAGTACCTCTCTCTGGGGATTCTGGTGTTCCAGACCACGTCCCTGGTGCTCACCATGCGTTACTCGCGCACCTTGCAGGGCGACGGGCCCCGTTACCTGGCCTCCTCTGCCGTGGTGGTCGCAGAGTTCCTCAAGATCCTCACCTGTGTGGGGCTCGTCTTCAAAGATCATA GTTACAGCGGCCGAGCGCTGAGCAGTATTTTGAGACAGGAGGTTCTACACAAGCCTATAGAGACGCTGAAGCTGGCGATTCCTTCAGGGATCTACACGCTACAGAATAACCTGCTCTACGTAGCACTGTCCAACCTCGATGCAGCTACCTACCAG GTGACATACCAGTTGAAAATCTTGACCACAGCCCTGTTTTCGGTTTCTATGCTGGGCCGCAGGCTTGGGGTGTACCAGTGGTTGTCTCTGCTAATTCTTATGGCCGGCATTGCACTTGTACAA TGGCCAGCAGACTCCCCGTCAGACCCACAGAAAGAGCAGCTGACTGCAGGCTCACAGTTTGTAGGGCTGGTGGCCGTGTTGGTAGCCTGTTGCTCTAGTGGGTTTGCTGGTGTCTACTTTGAGAAGATCCTTAAAGAGACCAAACAGAGTGTTTGGGTCCGAAATATCCAGCTTG GCATGTTTGGCCTGATTTTTGGGATCTTCGGGATGTTGGCCTACGATGGTGACAGAGTCCAAGAACACGGAATGTTTCAGGGCTACAACATGCTGACCTGGATTGTGGTCGCTCTCCAG GCTCTTGGAGGGCTTGTGATAGCTGCTGTCATCAAGTATGCTGACAACATACTGAAAGGCTTTGCTACATCACTCTCAATTATCCTCTCcacattcatttcatatttctggcTTGAGGATTTTGAGCCTACCAG TGTGTTCTTCCTGGGCACAGTATTTGTCATAATGGCGACGTTTCTCTATGGTTATGAGAGCAAGCCGGCACCCAACCCAAGCAGGGCATGA